TGCATTAGACGTTTTAGTTTTGTTGTAGTTGTCTAGTTTGCCATATTACATATCtgttgtcaaaatttaattcattatgtTTTGTGATTGCTTTTTGGTTCAAGTCACTCCAGTAACAGCTAATTTGGTTATTGGCTGATACACATTCCTCTTGCACTGTCTGAAAACAGAAGATTCAACATGAAGTAAAGCCCAAAAACTTGTTTATAATTGAACAGGTGCTTACAGTGATTCACGTGGCCTTCCCGGAATTCGGAAAGAAGTTGCAGAGTTCATTGAGAGACGTGATGGATATCCAAGGTTTATAACGCTTGAATGATGCTGTTGTTGAGGGTGTTAGTTCGTAGAATGattctcaaattaattatattaattttttcgtGTTGATGGCAGCGATCCGGAACTCATTTTTCTAACAGATGGTGCCAGCAAAGGTGTGATGCAGATCTTAAACAGTATCATACGTGGTGCCCATGATGGGGTAAATTTATCCGTCTTGTGTATAATCGTCATTGGTGCTTTGGTCCCAATTGTTTCCACTTTACAGTAGCTCGCAATAGCAGGCTTTCTAAATCTCtgcttttgttttctgttgtACTTTGATAATCTTTGTTTTGTTGCCAGATATTGGTCCCTGTTCCACAATATCCACTTTACTCAGCCACTATATCTTTACTTGGTGGCTCTTTAGTGCCTTATTATCTTGAAGAGACTGCAAATTGGGGTCTTGATATCGGTAACCTTCGTCAATCAGTTACTCAGGCTCGTTCTCAAGGAATAACGGTAAgcaattcttttgtttttgcttcTGAATGATAATGTATGGGTGCTGGTGTTGTTCACATTTTAACATGAAACCTATTAAAAACAGTGAACCAAGTTTGGCATTACCTGATTGACTGGTGAACTTTTGAGTGACTTGATTGCAAACTCATCAGTAGTTTTGGCATTCAACCTGATATCATTGGGCATATTTTATCAACCATGGTGCAGATAGCCGTCTAGTTCTGTCAACATGCATAAAACATAGAACTGTTTATCTATCTAAATCTCAAATCAGAGAAGTTTGCTTTCTTCATAATTCATAACCGTCATGCAATACTTGCCAGATTTCTGTATTGAATGCACttgttattttcatttgtCTTTGCATTTGTGATAAGGTACGAGCCATGGTGATAATAAACCCTGGAAACCCTACTGGCCAGTGTCTTAGTGAAGCAAATCTTAAAGAAGTACTGAAATTTTGCTATGAAAACAATCTGGTTTTGCTTGGTGATGAAGTTTATCAGCAAAATATTTACCAAGACGAGCGCCCCTTCATAAGTGCAAGGAAGGTATGCATATTCTGATGATATGATTATGAAACTGCCAGATAATTTTTTGCATCTCCCAAACACTGAGAGCTGCTTTATCATCTAAACATTCGAAAGGTTCTGATGGACATGGGGCCACCCATAAGCAAGGAGGTCCAGCTTGTCTCATTCCACACTGTCTCAAAAGGTTATTGGGGAGAATGTGGGCAACGCGGTGGATACTTTGAGATGACCAATATTTCTCCACAGGTTTGTGTTGCTATTGATTTTACGCATGGTTCTCCTGTTAGATTCTGACCTCTACAAATGCTGGAATTTGTAGAAATACTCTTCAATGCAATTCCCTTTATGCTCTTGTATGTTCATGATAGAACTTGGATCTTGATCAATGGCTTTCTCTGGGCTTATATATcacttttattacaattacttTCTTTGTCATGGTTGTTATATGTTGCAGACAGTGGAGGAAATATACAAGGTTGCTTCCATCTCCCTGAGTCCAAATGTTCCTGGACAAATATTTGTAAGTCGCTTATATATGCTATACGTTGTGGTTGCTATATGGGCAACCTCTTCTTTGAACATATGGTGGTGAAAATGGTTGAGATCATATTCCTGTTTAGGCTTAAAAGATGACCCAAAATGTCGTCCTTCCCATTTGCAGATGGGACTTATGGTCAGCCCTCCCAAACCCGGAGATATATCATATGAGAGATATGTTAGAGAAAGGTAGGACTGCTTAAATCTATTCTTGTAACTGAATGTGGGATTTATCTTCTACATTCCGTAGTTCCAACACACGATTCCCCTGCCGTACCTACAGTTGCACAACAGGGCACCCAGTTGTAATTCCTTCAGAGTACTTAAGAATTGCTTCGCTTCATTTTCTTTGCAGCAAAGGAATCCTAGAGTCATTGAGGCGGAGAGCGCGAATAATGACGGATGGATTTAACTGCTGCAGAAATGTGGTTTGCAATTTCACTGAAGGTATATATATCACTCTCTACATAGGCCCTGACACTTATCTCAATACTTATGCATGCATATCTTGCATTGACAAGAAAATGGTTTCAGGTGCTATGTATTCTTTCCCTCAAATACGCCTACCTCTAAAAGTAATGGAGGCTGCAAAAAGGGCTGGAAAAGTAGCTGATGTTTTCTACTGTCTTAAGCTGCTAGAGGCCACCGGAATTTCCACCGTCCCAGGTTCAGGCTTTGGTCAGAAAGAAGGGTACGAGCATACTACAACACTTCGATCTCTTTCAAGACATTTACGTGCTTTACTAAGATAAAATCGAGTCATAGGATGATACTAATGGATTACATTTAAGTGTAGGGTGTTCCATCTGAGAACCACCATCTTACCAGCTGAGGAAGATATGCCTGCCATTATGGCCagtttcaagaaattcaacGACGAATTCATGGAGCAATATGAAGACAACGGGGGCTATTCAAGGATGTAAAAGAAATGGTGAAACATCCACATGTATATTGTTTGATAATCTACTTTCTGCACAAAAATTATCACAGGCTACTTTAATCTATCTTTCTTTCACTTTGATGTAATAAAACGGAGAGATACAAATGCCAAgtcattttttagaaataggTTAGATCACTATCCACAGGCTAAAAGCAGGAGAAAGTACCCTACTGAAAGAATCAATGGCTTTAAAAGAAGAATCTCAAGATTTATTAGTCTTTATTCTTGGGTTAGGTTGTCTGGATAAATTGGCTTCACCTGATAACAACTAGCATCCATCTCCACCAAGATTGATCCCACCTTTATGTGAAAATTACGCACTCAATACTTTTTCTCATTTAACTTCTCTACGTTCTACTATTCTATTGAATattctcaaaaaaataaaagtttatacAAGTATGAAACTTAATAgaatgtagttattattaaaccaacgttaaaattaaaaacatatttataattttttaaataatgaataaatatttataattattacatgtaTAAAAGCAAAAGTGATCAAGAAGGCGTGATGAGAAATCTGTGATATACTGGGGACAAAGATGGAAAACCAAAACAATTGACGGCTGAAACAGAACAGATTTCAGACAGATCAAAGTCAACATCATCCATACTTACATAGCTGCCCGGGCGGTCAGGAAATTTTTTACGGGCACAAGCGAATTCCTCGGGTTCTTTGCCTTTCTATCGCATTTCGCTATAAAACACAGAAACAACATTCACACACACTCTTCCTCCTTCCATTCCAATTCAACCCCCTTTTTGCACAAGCTATAAGTCTTCCCTTTTCTCATCAACAAGTTTCTCAAGAATCTATTCCCTCTTCCCTACAtcaagaataaagaaaacacCCCTTTTTCTACCTACCTATTAATCCTTCCTGCGcatactatttatatatacagcCAGCCCGACCCTCCAAATTCTTGATCCTCAAAATGGGTGCCTCACAAAAGCTTCACCAAATGGATTCCGACAAGTGGGTTATGTCTGGAATTACACTCCGAGCTCCTTTGAAGCCGATTTTCACCAAACCCATGGAGAGAACGGAGGCTGAAGAAGAGTTCTTCTCGACCACTCCAACATCTGTGGAATCAAGAATCCCTAGCAGACAGGTTTGCCCGCCGGCTCCCAAGAAGCGAAAGCCGGCTTCTTCAAGATCAATATGCCAGTATAGAGGAGCTAGGGAGTTTTTCAATCCTCCGGACTTGGAATCAATATTCATACGCCGTGTTGAGGGGGCATAACTGGTGCAAGAAAAAGGGTTTCTGCATGCtcaaatagtttaatttagttatataattataactccTACAATGttgatttctttttgtctttcttcTAATCTTTGCCAGTTTTAATAGTTTGTAGTTCCTTGATCATCTGTGTGTTGATGTAACTTAGTCTTCTGATGTACATCGCTGATGTGGGCCTagctataaataaataattatatgccAAATTTTACTAGGTATATATGTTTACAAATACTGACcgataaattttttgtgtctTGATTTTGCTGCAGcttcaaacaaaattcaaagtCGAGTCATATGAATAGTACTTTATCATGTTTTCATATGAAGGGACAGCACAAAAATTTCAAGTCCATTCTGATCTAGTTCTTGACTACTTACAGTGTAAAAATGATCAAGACTACTGAAAATGAGGTAAAGATACATGCAGATGGATGCAAGTGAAGTGGGAGAGGGGGGGGGTGGCTACTGGCTAGAGGTGAAGGGAGGGATAGGTTTTTAAAGATGATTGACTGACAAATCTCTTAACAAGTTGAAGACCATATCATCATGAATGCTAGCTACTATACTTATCTTTCATTATCCTGTACCCTTTTTCAGTCTTTGATAATGTCCCACCAAACAATAACCATTGAacacccccccaccccccccccccccgggcCACCCACCTAGGACGCCTTTATGATCATGATATTGCCAAGTTTCTCTgtaaattctttcttttctttttttgtgatgaGTTTGGGCAAGAGACAAATTCCACAAGTGATGATAGATTACTGGATTGGAATCCTATGCTTGGAGATCAATATGCACACCACACCACACCACTATCCCTACTAGCCTACTTGTTTTGGGATTAACTCAAACTCATGTGGTCTACTCTTTTTTCTTACATCGTCTTTTTGGTATCTGCCCACTTTTCCCATTATCACTTTAAACTTTACACTCTCATACACTCTCTCTAATTTGCAACCCTTTATACCCAATTATAAAAGCCTTTGAATGGTTGGT
The window above is part of the Sesamum indicum cultivar Zhongzhi No. 13 linkage group LG2, S_indicum_v1.0, whole genome shotgun sequence genome. Proteins encoded here:
- the LOC105156776 gene encoding cyclin-dependent protein kinase inhibitor SMR6-like; this translates as MGASQKLHQMDSDKWVMSGITLRAPLKPIFTKPMERTEAEEEFFSTTPTSVESRIPSRQVCPPAPKKRKPASSRSICQYRGAREFFNPPDLESIFIRRVEGA
- the LOC105156639 gene encoding glutamate--glyoxylate aminotransferase 2; protein product: MSSKSLDYENLNENVKKCQYAVRGELYLRASELQKEGKKIIFTNVGNPHALGQKPLTFPRQVVALCQAPFLMDDPNVGTLFHADAIARAKHYLSMTSGGLGAYSDSRGLPGIRKEVAEFIERRDGYPSDPELIFLTDGASKGVMQILNSIIRGAHDGILVPVPQYPLYSATISLLGGSLVPYYLEETANWGLDIGNLRQSVTQARSQGITVRAMVIINPGNPTGQCLSEANLKEVLKFCYENNLVLLGDEVYQQNIYQDERPFISARKVLMDMGPPISKEVQLVSFHTVSKGYWGECGQRGGYFEMTNISPQTVEEIYKVASISLSPNVPGQIFMGLMVSPPKPGDISYERYVRESKGILESLRRRARIMTDGFNCCRNVVCNFTEGAMYSFPQIRLPLKVMEAAKRAGKVADVFYCLKLLEATGISTVPGSGFGQKEGVFHLRTTILPAEEDMPAIMASFKKFNDEFMEQYEDNGGYSRM